One Phaseolus vulgaris cultivar G19833 chromosome 11, P. vulgaris v2.0, whole genome shotgun sequence genomic window carries:
- the LOC137806393 gene encoding uncharacterized threonine-rich GPI-anchored glycoprotein PJ4664.02-like, producing the protein MADLAEANKEKGKMAAELTQAQTESKKSTASNGCTASNGCTTSNTSTTTNGSTASNGNTATNTSTATNTSTVSNASNTSTASYTTTASYISTATNTRTASNTSIDSNTSTASNTSTASSNASNISTVINTNTTSNGSTASNTSKTSTASTTSITSTASNNSTASNTITANNTNIASNTSNSSATSNASNIRTASNASITITVSNTSTARNSSTVSNTSTASNGYTASNGCTASNASNTSTASNTSTTTNTRSSTASNSSTARTASNINIVSNTSTASNTSTANNTSNASILVLYTNNTSNTRTASTANNTSTPYNTSIASNTSYTSTASNTNTVSNTSNSISTSNVNNICTTSNVCNTCIAGNTSTANNTSIARNTSTASNPSTASNTSSASNTCTAICTSSTCTGRSTSTVSSTSTASYTSIASNTSTDSNTSTACNGSNACNSRTASNTITGSNTSTVNNTSTANNTSNISTASNSTPTTNTSTASNSSTANNTITANNTSYTSTASNSSTPSNSITTTNTSTASNTSTTSNTSTAGNTNNVSNTSTARNTSNTSTGSSTSTASSTSIAKSTSNASSTSTTSTVSIASTASIVSSTITASNTINISTASNTSIYCISSNTSTTSNTSTASTSSNSNTVSNTSTTSNTSTACNTSTASNTSTASNTSTASNPCTASNTSSASNTSTAICTSSTCTGRSTSTVSSTSTASYTSIASNTSTACNGSNAFNSRTDSNTKTSSNTITGSNTSTVNNTSTANNTSNISTASNSTPTTNTSTASNSSTANNTITANNTSYTSTASNSSTPSNSITTTNTSTASNTSTTSNTSTAGTTNNVSNTSTARNTSNTSTGSSTSTANSTGNASSTSTTSTVSIASTASIVSSTITASNTINISTASNTNIVSSTSTAII; encoded by the exons atggctgatctcgccgaggcaaacaaggaaaaaggaaagatggctgccgagttgacccagGCTCAAACGGAATctaagaag agtactgctagtaatggttgtactgctagtaatggttgtactactagtaatactagtactactaCTAATggtagtactgctagtaatggtAATACTGCtactaatactagtactgctactaatactagtactgttagtaatgctagtaatactagtactgctagttaTACTACTACTGCTAGTTATATTAGTACTGCTACTAATACTAggactgctagtaatactagtattgatagtaatactagtactgcgagtaatactagtactgcgt ctagtaatgctagtaatattagtactgttattaatactaatactaCTAGTAATGGTAGTAcagctagtaatactagtaaaactagtactgctagtactactagtattactagtactgctagtaataacagtactgctagtaatactattactgctaataatactaatattgctagtaatactagtaatagtAGTGCTActagtaatgctagtaataTTAGAACTGCTAGTAATGCTAGTATTACTAttactgttagtaatactagtactgctagaaatagtagtactgttagtaatactagtactgctagtaatggtTATACTGCTAGTAATGGTTGTACTGctagtaatgctagtaatactagtactgctagtaatactagtactactaCTAATACTAGGagtagtactgctagtaattcGAGTACTGCTAGAACTGctagtaatattaatattgttagtaatactagtactgctagtaatactagtactgctaataATACTAGTAATGCTAGTATACTTGTACT ttatactaataatactagtaatactagaaCTGCTAGTACTGCTAATAATACTAGTACTCCTTAtaatactagtattgctagtaatactagttatactagtactgctagtaatactaatacCGTTAGCAATACTAGTAATAGTATTAGTACTagtaatgttaataatatttgtacGACTAGTAATGTCTGTAATACATGTATTGctggtaatactagtactgctaataatactagtattgctagaaatactagtactgctagtaatccaagtactgctagtaatactagtagtGCTAGTAATACATGTACTGCTATTTGTACTAGTAGTACTTGTACTGGAAGGAgtactagtactgttagtagtactagtactgctagttatactagtattgctagtaatactagtactgatagtaatactagtactgcttgtAATGGTAGTAATGCTTGTAATAGTAgaactgctagtaatactattactggtagtaatactagtactgttaataatactagtactgctaataatactagtaatattagtactgctagtaatagtACTCCTACtactaatactagtactgctagtaatagtagtactgctaataatactattactgctaataatactagttatactagtactgctagtaattcTAGTACTCCTAGTAATAGTATTACTACtactaatactagtactgctagtaatacgagtactactagtaatactagtactgctggTAATACTAATaatgttagtaatactagtactgctagaaatactagtaatactagtactggtAGTAGTACCAGTACTGCTAGTAGTACCAGTATTGCTAAGAGTACCAGTAATGCTAGTAgtactagtactactagtactgttagtattgctagtactgctagtattGTTAGTAGCACTattactgctagtaatactattaatattagtactgctagtaatactagtatt TACTG TATATCTAGTAATACGagtactactagtaatactagtactgctagtacatCTAGTAATAGTAatactgttagtaatactagtactacgagtaatactagtactgcgtgtaatactagtactgcgagtaatactagtactgcgagtaatactagtactgctagtaatccatgtactgctagtaatactagtagtGCTAGTAATACAAGTACTGCTATTTGTACTAGTAGTACTTGTACTGGAAGGAgtactagtactgttagtagtactagtactgctagttatactagtattgctagtaatactagtactgcttgtAATGGTAGTAATGCTTTTAATAGTAGAACTGATAGTAATACTAAAACTTCTAGTAATACTATTACtggtagtaatactagtactgttaataatactagtactgctaataatactagtaatattagtactgctagtaatagtACTCCTACtactaatactagtactgctagtaatagtagtactgctaataatactattactgctaataatactagttatactagtactgctagtaattcTAGTACTCCTAGTAATAGTATTACTACtactaatactagtactgctagtaatacgagtactactagtaatactagtactgctggTACTACTAATaatgttagtaatactagtactgctagaaatactagtaatactagtactggtAGTAGTACCAGTACTGCTAATAGTACCGGTAATGCTAGTAGTACCAGTActactagtactgttagtattgctagtactgctagtattGTTAGTAGCACTattactgctagtaatactattaatattagtactgctagtaatactaatattgttagtagtactagtactgcta taatatga